Proteins from one Planctomyces sp. SH-PL62 genomic window:
- a CDS encoding acetyl ornithine aminotransferase family protein, translating into MVALHRDEPRILGPIPGPKSEAWLERDDRVMSPSYTRTYPLVVRRARGAMIEDMDGNRFLDFTAGIAVTNVGHSHPRVVEAIVRQSKRLIHMSGTDFYYAPQIKLAERLAEISPGSTPKRVFYTNSGAESIEAALKLSRRHTGRPRVIAFLRAFHGRTYGAMSLSASKPIHRQGFAPLVADIHHAIYNDLESVTRLFKTVCSPEETAAIFVEPIQGEGGYIVPDDGFLPGLRKLCDQHGILLVVDEIQSGFGRTGKMFACEHWGVEPDILCLAKGIANGLPLGAIVARADVMDWPPGSHASTFGGNPVACAAALATIDLIESKYARNAVERGAQLVAGLKEAAVGNPSVREVRGKGLMIGMEIQDGSGSPAPALRDQIIDAAFYRGLLLLPCGPSTVRFCPPLCLTERQVEIGLRLLGAAMVDVQTADKAGV; encoded by the coding sequence ATGGTCGCACTGCATCGAGACGAGCCCCGGATTCTCGGGCCGATTCCGGGACCGAAGAGCGAGGCCTGGCTTGAGCGCGACGACCGCGTGATGTCGCCTTCGTACACGCGAACGTATCCCCTGGTCGTGCGTCGGGCCAGGGGGGCTATGATCGAGGATATGGACGGCAACCGCTTCCTGGACTTCACCGCCGGGATCGCGGTGACGAACGTCGGGCACTCCCACCCCAGGGTGGTCGAGGCCATCGTCCGGCAGAGCAAGCGGCTGATCCACATGTCCGGGACGGATTTCTACTACGCCCCGCAGATCAAACTGGCCGAGCGGCTGGCGGAGATCTCGCCCGGATCGACGCCCAAGCGGGTCTTCTACACCAACAGCGGGGCCGAGTCGATCGAGGCGGCGCTGAAGCTGTCGCGCAGGCACACGGGGCGTCCCCGGGTGATCGCGTTCCTGCGGGCCTTCCACGGTCGGACCTACGGCGCGATGTCGTTGTCGGCTTCGAAGCCGATCCATCGCCAGGGCTTCGCGCCGCTGGTCGCCGACATCCACCACGCGATCTACAACGACCTGGAGAGCGTGACGAGGCTGTTCAAGACGGTCTGCTCGCCCGAGGAGACGGCGGCGATCTTCGTCGAGCCGATCCAGGGCGAGGGGGGCTACATCGTCCCTGACGATGGCTTCCTCCCCGGCCTCCGCAAACTCTGCGATCAGCATGGAATCCTCCTGGTCGTGGACGAGATCCAGTCCGGATTCGGCCGGACGGGGAAGATGTTCGCCTGCGAGCATTGGGGCGTCGAGCCCGACATCCTCTGCCTGGCGAAGGGGATCGCCAACGGCCTGCCGCTGGGCGCGATCGTCGCCCGGGCCGACGTGATGGACTGGCCGCCGGGGAGCCACGCCTCGACCTTCGGCGGCAACCCGGTCGCCTGCGCCGCAGCCCTGGCGACCATCGACCTGATCGAGTCGAAGTACGCCCGCAACGCCGTCGAGCGTGGCGCCCAGCTCGTCGCGGGGTTGAAGGAGGCGGCCGTGGGCAATCCTTCGGTCCGCGAGGTTCGGGGCAAGGGACTGATGATCGGCATGGAGATTCAGGACGGGTCGGGCTCGCCCGCCCCGGCCCTTCGCGACCAGATCATCGACGCCGCCTTCTATCGCGGGCTCCTCCTGCTCCCGTGCGGGCCGAGTACGGTGCGATTCTGCCCCCCCTTGTGCCTGACCGAGCGTCAGGTTGAAATCGGGCTCAGGCTGCTGGGCGCCGCCATGGTCGACGTGCAGACGGCCGACAAGGCGGGCGTTTGA
- a CDS encoding Gfo/Idh/MocA family oxidoreductase, with translation MIRTVVVGYGMAGRELHVPLILRQPDLELHGVVARKPEVRERVRAERGVKTFADLDEALDDPAVDLVVLATPHDVHAEMTVRALEAGRHCVVDKVMALTTADADRMIAARDRSGRMLSVFHNRRWDWDFSTLRRIFQEGLIGRPLLIESAVCRFKAPQGWRGELGASGTILHDWGAHMVDHAIQLGLGPCRRLTSWLFESPWEGVDIGGHGRIILEFDHAVFQAETSRICRIDRPRWWVVGSAGGYVKYGVDPQEDALRAGDIDRADESESQQGLLSTAADPDPHTRDPETARRRLPSVRSHWDGYYANIAAHLTRSGPLAVTAEQGREVVKVLEAALESSREHKSVEGPWGS, from the coding sequence ATGATTCGAACCGTCGTCGTCGGATACGGCATGGCGGGACGTGAGCTGCACGTCCCCTTGATCCTCCGCCAGCCCGATTTGGAACTCCACGGCGTCGTCGCGCGCAAACCCGAGGTTCGCGAGCGAGTCCGGGCCGAGCGGGGCGTGAAGACCTTCGCCGACCTCGACGAGGCGCTGGACGATCCGGCCGTCGACCTCGTGGTCCTGGCGACCCCGCACGACGTCCACGCCGAGATGACGGTGCGCGCCCTCGAAGCCGGCCGGCACTGCGTCGTCGACAAGGTGATGGCGCTGACGACGGCCGACGCCGATCGGATGATCGCCGCCCGCGACCGCTCGGGCCGGATGCTCTCGGTCTTCCACAACCGGCGCTGGGATTGGGATTTCTCGACGCTCCGCCGGATCTTCCAGGAGGGCCTGATCGGCCGCCCGCTCCTGATCGAGAGCGCCGTCTGTCGATTCAAGGCGCCGCAAGGCTGGCGCGGAGAACTCGGGGCGTCGGGCACGATCCTCCACGACTGGGGCGCCCACATGGTCGACCACGCCATCCAACTCGGCCTGGGACCTTGCCGACGCCTGACTTCCTGGCTGTTCGAGAGCCCCTGGGAAGGGGTCGACATCGGCGGGCACGGCCGGATCATCCTGGAGTTCGACCACGCCGTCTTCCAGGCCGAGACGAGCCGGATCTGCCGCATCGATCGTCCTCGATGGTGGGTGGTGGGGTCGGCGGGGGGCTACGTCAAGTACGGCGTCGACCCGCAGGAGGATGCGCTCCGCGCCGGGGACATCGACCGGGCCGACGAGTCCGAGAGCCAGCAGGGTCTCCTCAGCACGGCCGCCGATCCCGATCCGCACACGCGCGACCCGGAGACGGCCCGCCGTCGGCTCCCCTCGGTGCGCTCGCACTGGGACGGCTACTATGCGAACATCGCCGCCCATCTGACGCGGAGCGGGCCCCTGGCCGTGACGGCCGAACAGGGTCGCGAGGTCGTGAAGGTCCTCGAAGCGGCCCTCGAATCCTCGCGCGAGCATAAGTCGGTGGAAGGTCCCTGGGGTTCCTGA
- a CDS encoding serine/threonine-protein kinase: protein MIHCPSCRHPIRIVDVHPGRFTPRCPSCREPFVLTIPEGGATAPGVEPAGSASPDASAPSLEAIPTTLDAPAAIPGYSRLPRGTPRYLARCVVLKLLGHGPRGKSLLARPMSLAGRVVLKVVSADRERDAIFVERFLREALATSQVASPHIIPIVDIGRDGSSTFTAMEYVAGSSLAEELARRGKIEPRTAASWILQAARGLAVAHAQGIWHRDVKPENLRLTADGLVVVDDLGLETTPSMAVAESARDTSARQGPRGRGRIAAEDASKKALPALRAAAGTPIYMAPEQARDALVIDGRADVYALGCTFYQLVTGRIPFTKTTASELIASHQNEALIPPKEFVPSLPDSLSDVILAMTRKTPEERYPSMDVVVDVLEDALGLRQGATSADEAAYQAEAMDAATLMHDAPAARLRRGVLTAVGGVWLAFLLLLLALGAYRPMVVVAGFGLLTAAALAFASRSIRPSGLADLLREVFLGDGLRSWFAMGIGVLILLAMTLYGGFLCPLLFLSACVGGLIGGFHYYVDRPFLASRDEAVARVRDPLRRLRRAGVDERRLRDALIVAAGRAWETLFAALFGERALAAERLRSLHDPSSPSGEVRSWWRGRLETLLAALVAMRREARLRRLFQEVEEARFEAEGLNLLTARRLSWRASAALLRAAAEWREEQAALQAGSRAPGSTGPTITQHLRNAIEDPERILEGRESGPGPLARRLDAWSQRIFGRFPRLVLGAGLLAVFAYWMHSHQVVTADQVGRAATEIGRAAKAAAENADPDALRDVQVDIPVEPSRWFQPLGDAWIPAPFRSILAANLGVAGLLLVASTLFRSRTVGLFAFLAAGVVLLGPILGLGFAWLAPRFAAPTQAMLLGAVVLAVGVGLSRR, encoded by the coding sequence GTGATTCATTGCCCGTCGTGTCGACACCCGATCCGGATCGTCGACGTCCATCCCGGCCGGTTCACGCCGAGGTGCCCGAGCTGTCGGGAGCCCTTCGTCCTGACGATCCCGGAGGGAGGAGCGACCGCGCCGGGCGTCGAGCCGGCGGGCTCCGCGAGCCCAGACGCATCGGCCCCGTCCCTGGAAGCGATCCCGACGACCCTCGACGCCCCCGCTGCGATTCCCGGTTACAGCCGGTTGCCGCGCGGGACGCCGCGATACCTGGCCCGTTGCGTGGTGCTCAAGCTCCTCGGCCACGGCCCGCGTGGGAAGTCGCTGCTGGCCCGGCCGATGTCGCTCGCCGGCCGCGTGGTACTGAAGGTGGTCTCGGCCGACCGGGAGCGCGACGCGATCTTCGTCGAGCGGTTCCTGCGCGAGGCGCTGGCGACCTCCCAGGTCGCCAGCCCGCACATCATCCCGATTGTGGACATCGGCCGAGACGGCTCGTCGACGTTCACGGCGATGGAGTATGTGGCGGGCTCGTCGCTGGCCGAGGAGCTGGCTCGACGGGGGAAGATCGAACCCCGGACGGCCGCCTCGTGGATCCTCCAGGCCGCGCGTGGGCTGGCCGTCGCGCACGCCCAGGGGATCTGGCATCGCGACGTGAAGCCGGAGAACCTCCGGCTCACGGCCGACGGCCTCGTCGTCGTCGACGACCTCGGCCTGGAGACAACCCCCTCGATGGCTGTGGCTGAGAGCGCCCGCGACACGTCCGCCCGGCAAGGGCCTCGCGGCCGGGGGCGGATCGCCGCCGAGGACGCCTCGAAGAAGGCCCTTCCAGCGCTGCGGGCGGCGGCGGGGACGCCCATCTACATGGCCCCCGAACAGGCGCGCGACGCGCTCGTCATCGACGGAAGGGCCGACGTTTATGCCCTGGGCTGCACGTTCTACCAGCTTGTGACGGGCCGGATCCCCTTCACAAAGACCACGGCGTCCGAGCTGATCGCCAGCCATCAGAATGAGGCGCTCATCCCCCCGAAGGAGTTCGTCCCCAGCCTGCCGGACTCGCTCTCCGACGTGATCCTGGCGATGACCCGGAAGACGCCCGAGGAACGCTACCCGAGCATGGACGTCGTGGTCGACGTCCTGGAAGACGCTCTGGGGCTGCGACAAGGCGCGACGTCGGCCGACGAGGCCGCTTACCAGGCCGAGGCGATGGACGCGGCGACGCTGATGCACGACGCGCCCGCCGCAAGGCTGCGTCGCGGCGTGTTGACGGCCGTGGGGGGCGTGTGGCTGGCGTTCCTCCTGCTGCTTTTGGCGTTGGGGGCGTATCGGCCGATGGTCGTGGTCGCGGGCTTCGGCCTGCTCACGGCCGCCGCGCTGGCGTTCGCCTCCAGGTCCATCCGGCCCTCGGGACTGGCCGACCTGCTTCGGGAAGTGTTTCTGGGAGACGGGCTCCGTTCGTGGTTCGCCATGGGGATCGGGGTGCTGATCCTGCTGGCGATGACGCTCTACGGCGGCTTCCTCTGCCCCCTGCTCTTCCTGTCGGCCTGCGTGGGAGGGCTGATCGGGGGGTTTCACTACTACGTCGACCGTCCGTTCCTCGCGAGCCGGGACGAGGCCGTCGCGCGGGTCAGGGACCCTCTCCGAAGGCTTCGTCGCGCCGGGGTCGACGAGCGTCGACTGCGAGACGCGCTGATCGTCGCGGCGGGCCGGGCATGGGAGACGCTGTTCGCCGCCCTCTTCGGCGAACGGGCGCTCGCGGCCGAGCGACTTCGCAGCCTTCACGACCCATCCTCGCCCAGCGGCGAGGTTCGATCCTGGTGGCGAGGACGGCTCGAAACCCTTCTCGCCGCGCTCGTGGCGATGCGCCGGGAGGCCCGGTTGCGTCGACTGTTTCAGGAGGTCGAGGAGGCGCGGTTCGAGGCCGAGGGGCTCAACCTGCTGACCGCCCGCCGTCTCTCCTGGCGAGCCTCGGCCGCCTTGCTCCGCGCCGCGGCCGAGTGGCGCGAGGAACAGGCCGCCCTCCAGGCCGGGTCGCGGGCGCCCGGATCGACCGGCCCGACGATCACCCAGCACCTCCGCAACGCGATCGAGGACCCCGAGCGGATCCTCGAAGGTCGCGAGTCCGGTCCGGGGCCGCTCGCTCGTCGGCTCGACGCCTGGTCTCAGCGGATCTTCGGCCGATTCCCCCGCCTGGTCCTGGGCGCGGGGCTTCTGGCCGTGTTCGCTTACTGGATGCACTCGCATCAGGTCGTGACCGCCGACCAGGTCGGTCGCGCCGCGACCGAGATCGGCCGCGCGGCGAAGGCGGCGGCGGAGAACGCCGACCCGGACGCGCTGCGGGACGTGCAGGTCGACATCCCCGTGGAGCCGTCGCGATGGTTCCAGCCGCTCGGCGACGCCTGGATTCCGGCCCCCTTCCGGTCGATCCTCGCGGCGAACCTCGGCGTGGCGGGCTTGCTCCTCGTGGCGTCGACCCTCTTCCGATCGCGGACGGTGGGCCTGTTCGCGTTCCTCGCCGCCGGCGTCGTCCTCCTCGGCCCGATCCTCGGACTAGGCTTCGCGTGGCTCGCCCCCCGATTCGCGGCCCCCACCCAGGCCATGCTGCTCGGCGCGGTCGTCCTGGCGGTCGGCGTCGGTCTTTCGAGGCGGTGA
- the murB gene encoding UDP-N-acetylmuramate dehydrogenase — protein MQHPFKEFQEFVAENQPLAPLTWFRLGGPAAYFARPRNIEDMRAVLSRANEAGIPYKLLGGGTNVLVRDPGVEALVVLMESPHFSDVSVVENRIKTGAAVPLTALISQTARAGLAGLEILTGIPGTVGGALRGNAGSRQGAIGPFVSRVTVLDSAFEVQERERDDLNFVDRESNLDEPVILSAEFELSQEEPESVVRRMRRIWIVKKENQPYGHQSSGCIFKNPSADISAGALIDQAGMKGTRHGGAEVSDRHANFIIAHPGAKADDVLHLIDQIQQRVWQQFGYELELQLRIW, from the coding sequence TTGCAGCATCCCTTCAAGGAATTCCAGGAGTTCGTCGCCGAGAACCAGCCCCTGGCCCCGCTGACCTGGTTCCGTCTCGGCGGGCCCGCCGCTTACTTCGCCAGGCCTCGCAACATCGAGGACATGCGGGCCGTGCTGAGTCGCGCGAACGAGGCCGGGATTCCCTACAAGCTCCTGGGCGGGGGGACCAACGTCCTGGTCCGCGATCCTGGCGTCGAGGCCCTCGTGGTCCTCATGGAGAGTCCCCACTTCTCGGACGTCTCGGTCGTCGAGAACCGCATCAAGACCGGCGCGGCGGTACCGCTCACCGCCTTGATCTCGCAGACCGCGCGGGCCGGATTGGCGGGGCTGGAGATCCTCACGGGCATCCCCGGGACCGTCGGGGGCGCGCTGCGGGGCAACGCCGGAAGCCGACAGGGGGCGATCGGCCCGTTCGTCAGCCGGGTGACCGTCCTGGATTCGGCCTTCGAAGTCCAGGAGCGCGAGCGCGACGACCTCAATTTCGTGGACCGGGAATCGAACCTCGACGAGCCGGTGATCCTCTCGGCCGAATTCGAACTCTCCCAGGAGGAGCCCGAATCGGTCGTCCGCCGGATGCGACGGATCTGGATCGTCAAGAAGGAGAACCAGCCCTACGGCCACCAGTCGTCGGGATGCATCTTCAAGAACCCCTCCGCCGACATCTCCGCCGGGGCGCTCATCGACCAGGCCGGGATGAAGGGGACGCGGCACGGCGGGGCCGAGGTCTCGGACCGCCACGCCAATTTCATCATCGCGCATCCGGGGGCGAAGGCCGACGACGTCCTCCACCTGATCGACCAGATCCAGCAGCGGGTCTGGCAGCAGTTCGGCTACGAGTTGGAACTCCAGCTCCGAATCTGGTAG
- a CDS encoding c-type cytochrome domain-containing protein, with the protein MRSRIPSLPLLALFALGAAVPAARAEDGAAKITFMDQVSPIFRNRCGSCHNPDKAKGGLNLETFGGTMQGGGSGAVIEPGDPDSSTLLAVILHTEEPKMPPNSARIPDAEIELIKKWIEGGALESSGSKVAAKAKPKMELKLDPSALGKPAGEPAMPENLATQPFTPEARPGAVVALAASPWAPLLAVGGHKQVLLYRTTDHHLMGVLPFPEGTIHVLKFSRGGDLLLVGGGRGGDSGLAVGFNVKTGERVFEVGREYDAVLAADVSPDQSQVALGGPGRIVRVYNTADGSPLFEIKKHTEWITAIEFSPDGVLLATGDRNNGLLVWEAETGREYLELRGHTGSITDLSWRLDSNVLASSSEDGTVKLWEMNEGKAIKNIPAHPPGVAALQFAKDGGLATAGRDRMVRTWDANGGKKLELEPFGDLALAVALTHDEAAVAGTDWSGAIRVWDAKDGHRLASLTPAPAPIAVRIDQSEKELAVATAEAEALAKELPPLQAAAGTAAEAQAKAQEAFTAAEQASATQTALVAEREVVVNARAAAVQDAAATANAAEQLAAQAREAQAAAEKAVVDSDAAEKAALAALEATKSAVAQALADKAAHDLPLAAAAEALANAADPDAATKAAEELGRQTQRANELIQALTAAGAGRSAAAASVKQAAAAKAAAPEAVPPAQLRAKAAGIGLTAAAEAVKRLEAEKAESDKALAEAHAASQAATALVADLKGKLDQAIAGKAAADKALADKANPAAAAQARAQALKTELELLGQEKERAGHAKDGLAAATP; encoded by the coding sequence ATGCGATCCCGAATCCCGTCGCTCCCGCTCCTCGCGCTGTTCGCCCTCGGCGCCGCCGTCCCGGCGGCCCGCGCCGAGGACGGGGCGGCCAAGATCACCTTCATGGACCAGGTCTCTCCGATCTTCCGGAACCGTTGCGGCTCCTGCCACAACCCGGACAAGGCCAAGGGGGGCCTGAACCTGGAGACCTTCGGGGGGACCATGCAGGGGGGCGGCTCGGGCGCGGTGATCGAGCCCGGCGACCCGGACTCCAGCACGCTCCTGGCGGTGATCCTACACACCGAGGAGCCCAAGATGCCCCCGAACTCGGCCCGGATCCCCGACGCCGAGATCGAGCTGATCAAGAAGTGGATCGAGGGCGGGGCGCTCGAATCCTCGGGCAGCAAGGTCGCGGCCAAGGCCAAGCCCAAGATGGAGCTGAAGCTCGACCCCTCGGCGCTGGGCAAGCCGGCCGGCGAGCCGGCGATGCCCGAGAACCTGGCCACCCAGCCGTTCACCCCCGAAGCCCGACCGGGCGCGGTCGTGGCGCTGGCGGCGAGCCCATGGGCCCCGCTCCTGGCCGTCGGCGGCCATAAGCAGGTGCTCCTGTATCGGACCACCGACCATCACCTGATGGGCGTCCTGCCGTTCCCGGAGGGGACGATCCACGTCCTGAAGTTCAGCCGCGGCGGCGACCTCCTGCTGGTCGGAGGCGGTCGCGGCGGGGACTCGGGCCTCGCGGTCGGGTTCAACGTCAAGACCGGCGAGCGGGTCTTCGAGGTCGGCCGCGAATACGACGCGGTGCTGGCCGCCGACGTCAGCCCGGACCAGAGTCAGGTCGCCCTCGGCGGGCCGGGACGGATCGTCCGGGTCTACAACACGGCCGACGGCAGCCCCCTCTTCGAGATCAAGAAGCACACCGAGTGGATCACCGCGATCGAGTTCAGCCCCGACGGCGTCCTCCTCGCCACCGGCGACCGCAACAACGGCCTCCTCGTCTGGGAGGCGGAGACGGGCCGCGAATACCTGGAACTCCGCGGCCATACGGGCTCCATCACCGATCTCTCCTGGCGCCTCGACTCCAACGTGCTCGCCTCGTCCAGCGAAGACGGGACGGTCAAGCTGTGGGAGATGAACGAGGGGAAGGCGATCAAGAACATCCCCGCGCACCCGCCGGGCGTCGCCGCCCTCCAGTTCGCCAAGGACGGCGGCCTCGCGACGGCCGGACGCGACCGCATGGTCAGGACCTGGGACGCGAACGGCGGCAAGAAACTCGAGCTGGAGCCCTTCGGCGACCTGGCGTTGGCCGTGGCCCTGACCCACGACGAGGCCGCCGTCGCCGGAACCGACTGGTCCGGCGCGATCCGCGTCTGGGACGCCAAGGACGGCCATCGCCTGGCCTCCTTGACCCCCGCCCCCGCGCCGATCGCCGTGCGCATCGACCAGTCGGAGAAGGAACTGGCCGTCGCGACGGCCGAGGCCGAGGCGCTCGCGAAGGAGCTTCCGCCGCTCCAGGCGGCCGCCGGCACCGCCGCCGAGGCCCAGGCGAAGGCCCAGGAGGCGTTCACCGCCGCCGAGCAGGCGTCGGCAACCCAGACGGCCCTGGTCGCCGAGCGTGAAGTGGTCGTCAACGCCAGGGCCGCCGCCGTCCAGGACGCCGCCGCCACCGCGAACGCCGCCGAGCAGCTCGCCGCCCAGGCCCGCGAGGCGCAGGCCGCCGCCGAGAAGGCGGTCGTGGACTCCGACGCCGCCGAGAAGGCCGCCCTCGCCGCGCTCGAGGCCACGAAATCGGCCGTCGCCCAGGCGCTCGCCGACAAGGCCGCCCACGACCTCCCCCTCGCCGCCGCCGCCGAGGCCCTTGCGAACGCCGCCGACCCCGACGCCGCGACGAAGGCCGCCGAGGAGCTCGGCCGCCAGACGCAGCGTGCGAATGAGTTGATCCAGGCCCTGACCGCCGCCGGGGCGGGTCGTTCCGCCGCCGCCGCCTCGGTCAAGCAGGCCGCCGCTGCGAAGGCCGCAGCGCCCGAGGCGGTCCCTCCGGCCCAGCTTCGCGCCAAGGCCGCCGGGATAGGCCTGACCGCCGCCGCCGAGGCCGTCAAGCGCCTCGAAGCCGAAAAGGCCGAGAGCGACAAGGCCCTCGCCGAGGCCCACGCCGCGTCACAAGCGGCCACGGCCCTCGTCGCCGATCTCAAGGGGAAGCTCGACCAGGCGATCGCCGGCAAGGCCGCCGCCGATAAGGCTCTCGCCGACAAGGCCAATCCTGCCGCCGCCGCCCAGGCCCGCGCTCAGGCCCTCAAGACCGAACTGGAGTTGCTCGGCCAGGAGAAGGAGCGGGCGGGCCACGCCAAGGACGGACTGGCCGCCGCCACGCCCTGA
- a CDS encoding DUF1549 and DUF1553 domain-containing protein, protein MIQSTAAFARALRTSLAGLVLAGLAPPLATAADPAAPLPDEVFAPDPVLTAGLVEIQVFPAAVDLTTARDRQSVVVQGFYSDGLTRDLTPVATFTPADPSLVVREGATFLPRVDGETTMTVAFGGQSATIPLKVARAATAEPLSFRLDVMPVFLRAGCNTGSCHGAARGKDGFRLSLFGYDPEGDYFRLTREMVGRRVNLALPADSTLLEKSIGAVQHTGGKRFEPGDVYYRSIHEWITAGALNDDVSKLPKVVGVELYPKAGVLDGKGSEQQMTVLAKYSDGTDRDVTGLALFLTNNDSSAAVSPDGLVKAGERGEAFVMARFETFTVGSQFIVLPKALQFAYPDESTGNYIDELVADKLRKLRIAPSEICDDATFVRRVFLDIVGLTPTVAEFDQFMTSADPDKRAKLVDELLQRKEFSEIWVSKWAELLQIRTSLTVSYKSMFLYYNWLVEQLSKDLPMDQMVQELLGANGGTFKNPATNFYQTTTETLPLTENVAQVFMGMRIQCAQCHNHPFDRWTQDEYYSFAAFFSQIGRKQGEDFRELIVFNAGGGEMKHPVDGRVMAPKFLGGESPDVAGKDRRVILAKWLASSQNPWFATSFANRVWAHFMGVGVVEPVDDFRISNPATNPELLEALGKRFTESNYNLKSLVRDICTSRAYQRSTHRNESNAGDDRNFSHALVRRIKAENLLDAISHVTNTKDKFGGLPLGARAVQIADGNSSTYFLTTFGRATRETPCSCEVKMEPTLSQALHLLNGDTVNAKIKQGGVLDEVMKDNPAAEDRIADLYLRCLSRRPTPDELAKLTPMVSQAPDQAQALGDVFWALLNSREFLFNH, encoded by the coding sequence ATGATCCAATCGACCGCGGCCTTCGCCCGAGCGCTCCGAACGTCCCTGGCGGGCCTCGTCCTCGCGGGCCTGGCCCCGCCCCTCGCGACCGCCGCCGATCCGGCGGCCCCCCTGCCGGACGAGGTCTTCGCCCCCGATCCGGTCCTGACCGCCGGGCTCGTCGAGATCCAGGTGTTCCCCGCGGCCGTCGACCTGACGACCGCCCGCGACCGGCAGTCGGTCGTCGTGCAGGGCTTCTACTCCGACGGCCTGACCCGCGACCTGACCCCGGTCGCGACGTTCACGCCGGCGGACCCCTCGCTGGTCGTCCGCGAGGGGGCGACCTTCCTCCCCAGGGTCGACGGCGAGACCACGATGACCGTCGCCTTCGGCGGCCAGTCGGCGACCATCCCATTGAAGGTGGCCAGGGCCGCCACGGCCGAGCCCCTCAGCTTCCGACTCGACGTCATGCCCGTCTTCCTGCGGGCCGGATGCAACACCGGAAGCTGCCACGGCGCGGCGAGGGGCAAGGACGGGTTCCGGCTCTCCCTGTTCGGCTACGACCCGGAAGGCGACTACTTCCGCCTCACCCGCGAGATGGTCGGACGCCGGGTCAACCTCGCCCTCCCGGCCGACAGCACCCTCCTGGAGAAGTCCATCGGCGCCGTCCAGCACACCGGCGGCAAGCGCTTCGAGCCGGGCGACGTCTATTATCGCTCGATCCACGAGTGGATCACCGCCGGCGCGCTGAATGACGACGTCTCCAAGCTGCCGAAGGTCGTCGGCGTCGAGCTCTATCCCAAGGCCGGAGTCCTCGACGGCAAGGGCTCGGAGCAGCAGATGACCGTCCTGGCGAAGTATTCCGACGGCACCGACCGCGACGTCACCGGGCTGGCCCTCTTCCTCACGAACAACGACTCCTCCGCCGCCGTCTCCCCCGACGGGCTCGTCAAGGCCGGCGAGCGCGGCGAGGCGTTCGTCATGGCCCGGTTCGAGACCTTCACCGTCGGCTCGCAGTTCATCGTCCTGCCCAAGGCGCTCCAGTTCGCCTACCCCGACGAATCCACGGGCAATTACATCGACGAGCTGGTGGCCGACAAGCTCCGCAAGCTCCGGATCGCCCCATCCGAGATCTGCGACGATGCCACGTTCGTCCGCCGCGTGTTCCTCGACATCGTCGGCCTTACGCCCACGGTCGCGGAGTTCGATCAGTTCATGACCTCCGCCGACCCCGACAAGCGGGCGAAGCTCGTCGACGAGTTGCTCCAGCGCAAGGAGTTCTCGGAGATCTGGGTGAGCAAGTGGGCCGAGCTGCTCCAGATCCGGACCAGCCTGACCGTCAGCTACAAGTCGATGTTTCTGTACTACAACTGGCTCGTCGAGCAGCTCTCCAAGGACTTGCCGATGGACCAGATGGTCCAGGAGCTCCTGGGGGCCAACGGCGGCACGTTCAAGAATCCGGCCACCAACTTCTACCAGACGACGACCGAGACGCTCCCCCTGACCGAGAACGTCGCCCAGGTCTTCATGGGCATGCGGATCCAGTGCGCCCAGTGCCACAACCACCCGTTCGACCGCTGGACTCAGGACGAATACTACAGCTTCGCCGCGTTCTTCTCGCAGATCGGCCGCAAGCAGGGCGAGGACTTCCGCGAGCTGATCGTCTTCAACGCCGGCGGCGGCGAGATGAAGCATCCCGTCGACGGCCGGGTCATGGCGCCCAAGTTCCTCGGCGGCGAGTCGCCGGACGTCGCCGGCAAGGACCGCCGCGTGATCCTGGCCAAGTGGCTCGCCTCCTCGCAGAACCCCTGGTTCGCGACGTCGTTCGCCAACCGCGTCTGGGCGCACTTCATGGGCGTCGGCGTGGTCGAGCCGGTCGACGACTTCCGCATCAGCAATCCCGCCACGAATCCTGAGTTGCTGGAAGCGCTGGGCAAGCGGTTCACGGAGAGCAATTACAACCTCAAGAGCCTCGTCCGGGACATCTGCACCTCGCGGGCCTACCAGCGTTCGACCCACCGCAACGAGAGCAACGCCGGCGACGACCGGAACTTCTCGCACGCCCTGGTCCGGCGGATCAAGGCCGAGAACCTGCTGGACGCCATTAGCCACGTGACCAACACGAAGGACAAGTTCGGGGGCCTCCCCCTCGGCGCCCGCGCCGTCCAGATCGCCGACGGCAACAGCTCGACCTACTTCCTGACGACCTTCGGCCGGGCGACGCGGGAAACCCCCTGCTCGTGCGAGGTCAAGATGGAGCCCACGCTGTCGCAGGCGCTCCACCTGCTCAACGGCGACACCGTCAACGCCAAGATCAAGCAGGGGGGCGTGCTCGACGAGGTCATGAAGGACAACCCCGCCGCCGAGGACCGGATCGCCGACCTGTACCTCCGCTGCCTCTCGCGCCGGCCCACGCCGGACGAACTGGCCAAGCTCACCCCGATGGTCTCCCAGGCCCCCGACCAGGCGCAGGCGCTGGGCGACGTCTTCTGGGCCCTGCTCAACAGTCGTGAATTCCTGTTCAACCATTGA